CGGACAGGGCTCTGGCCACACCGCGATTGAGTCCCACGTCACGTTCGGGGTTGTGCATTTCCTGTTGTATGACAGGTGGTGTCCCGACTGGCTCCGCCTGGGTCGGTGGGGTGGGCGCTGGTTGCACCGGTCGATCGGCTCGTGCGACCGCGGGCCCGCGGGGGGCCACGGCCGCTACGGGCGCTGCCCGCGGCGCCGCCGGTTGCGCTGCCGGTTGCGCCGCGGCTGGTGCCGCCGGTACCGGTAGCGCGTGTTGCGGCACGTTACGGGAAGAGACCTCCTGGGCATCCTTGGCCGGGAGAGCATGCAGCCATGAGAATAATGCCACCACGATGCCGACGGCGACCAGGGTGGCGGAGACGGCGCCGACCATCAGCGCGGCGTTGAGAACCTTCCCCAGACCCTGCTTCGGCGGCGGCGAAGGGGTCGATGCATCGCGAGTACTGTCCATGAGCGGGATCCAAGGTTGTTCTACACCAAGTGACTGGGCAGAAGCGAGCGAATTGCGACAAGCCTTGAGACCCGTGCAGTTCCCTTGCTATCCAATAGGTATGGAAACTCCGCGGTCCGCTACCGCCGAGATGCCCGCGGCGGATCATCGGTCCGGCTTCGTCGCCATCATCGGTCGCCCGAACGTTGGCAAATCGACGCTGCTGAATCAGTTGCTCGGTCAGAAGGTGGCTATCGTCACGCCGAAGCCGCAGACCACGCGCAGCCGCGTCATGGGCATCATGACTTCGCCGCAGGCCCAGATCATCTTCATCGACACGCCCGGTTTGCATCGGCCGCGCAACTTGATCAACCGCCGCATGGTGGAAGTGGCGGAACGGGCGGCGGACGAGGCGGACCTGCGCCTGTGGGTGGTGGATGCCGCGGCAGGGATCACCGTGCCGGACCGCAAGGTCGCCGAGCGGCTCCAGGCGGGTAAGGCGCAGACGTGCGTGGTGCTGAACAAGATCGATCGCCTCCCACGCAACGCCCTGTTGCCCTTGATGGCGGAACTCGATCGGATATTGCCGGGGCGGGACGTCATCCCCGTCAGCGCGCTGCGCAAAACCAATTTCGACGAGCTCATCGCGCTGATCGTGCGCTTGCTCCCCGAAGGGCCACGGTATTACGACCCGGAAGCGTTCACCGATCAGACGGAGCGCATGCTGGCGCAGGAAGTCATCCGCGAGAAAGTGCTCCTGCAAACAGAGGCGGAGGTGCCGTATGCGGTTGCCGTCAGCATCGATCAGTTCGAAGACAAGCCCAATGTCGCCGTGATCTCGGCCACCATCCACGTCGAGCGCAATTCCCAAAAGGGGATACTGATCGGCGCGGGTGGCCGGCGCATCAAAGAAATCGGCCGCGCGGCGCGGCTGGAGTTGGAGCAGATGCTCGACCGCCGCGTGTACCTGGAACTGTTCGTCCGCGTGCAGGAAGGGTGGACCAAACGCGAAGCCTTGCTGAAGGAATTCGGGGTGTGACCGCATGAACGCCGAAGCCCTCAGTCCTGAAGCGTCGGAAGCGACGAGCCCGCGCCTCCCGGTGGTCGCCATCGTCGGACCGCCCAACGCCGGCAAGTCGACGTTGTTCAACCGTTTGGTGCATACGCAGCGGGCCATTGTCGACAGCCGGCCCGGGGTGACGCGGGACCGCAACATCGCCACCGCGGACTGGGGCGGAAGGAAATTTCTCCTCGTGGACACCGGCGGCTTCGAAGAGAAGGAAGGCTCATCGCTGGCGGCGGCGGTGCGGACGCAGAGCCTGCGGGCGGCGGAAGAAGCCGACGCCGTGATCGTTCTGCTCGACGGGCGCGCCGGCTTGAGTCCGTTGGACCGCGATCTGGTCGAGCGCCTGCGCCCGCTGCGCACCCCTGTGTTCTACGCCATCAACAAGCTCGACACGCCGGGGCACGATGACCAAGCGGCGGACTTCTTCGCCCTCGGCCTGCCGTTGGTATTCCCCATCTCCGTGGCGCACGGGCGCGGCATCACCGATCTGATGGATCATGTGCTGGAGCAGCTCCAAGAACCGGCCGCGGCCGCGGCGCCGGCAGCGCGGGGCGCCGTGAACCTGGCGATCGTGGGCCGGCCGAACGTCGGCAAGTCCTCGCTGCTCAACTGTATCCTCGGCTTCGAACGGGCCATCGTCGACGCCACCCCGGGCACCACGCGCGACGCCATCGACACCGCCTTTTGCGCCGGCGACCAGCCGTACATATTGGTCGACACCGCCGGGATCCGCCGCCGCCCGCGCGTGTACGAGCAGGTGGAACGGGCCAGCGCGGCGCGCGCGCTGCGTGCCCTCGATCGCGCCGAGGTCGCGGTTGTGGTCATCGATGCCGTCGAGGGGATGACCGAGCAGGATGCGCGCATCGCCGGATACGCCTGGGAACGCGGGCGTGGCTTGCTGTTTGTGGTGAACAAGTGGGATGCCGTGCCGCGTGCCGAGCGCAAAGGCGCACGGGTCCTTGCCTTGCTGCGAGACCAGTACCCGACGCTGGGTGAGGTGCCAGTGGTCTTCCTCTCCGCGCTCACCGGAGCGGGCGTCAATGATCTGTTCCCGGCGCTGAAGAAGCTGGTGGCCGCGCACCGGCGGGAAATGCGCACCGTGCGGCTCAACGAACTGCTCGGCGAGGTCACCCGCGCCCAGGCGCCGCCGAGCGTGCACGGCAAACGGCCGCGGTTCTTCTATGCCGCGCAGACCGGCATCGCGCCGCCGACGATCACCATCTTCACCAGTGCTCCGGAGCTGGTGCCGCCCACATACGAGCGCTACCTGATCAACGCCTTTCGATCGGCTTTCGACCTGCAAGGCACGCCGGTGCGCTTGCACCTCCGGCGCCGGCCGAGAGCTAAAGACCAAGGCCCGAAGTCCAAACCCCGGGCCTGAGCCAGACTCAGGACTCAGCACTTTTCTTCCTGCAGGCGGTAGCTGGCGGCGTATTCGACGTACTGCGCCGCCGACGATTGCAGTTGCGCCAGTTCCTCCGGCCGCAGCGGGCGTGAGACTTTAGCCGGGCTGCCCATGACCATGTGCCCCCGAGGAATCTTCGTGCCTGGCGCCACCAGCGAGCCGGCGGCAACCAAGCAGTCCTCTTCGATCTCGACGCCGTCCATGACGATGGCGCCCATGCCGATGAGGCAGCGATCGGCGATACGACAGCCGTGCAGGATGACTCCGTGGGCTACGGTGACGTCGTCTCCGATAAATGTTCCCCAGCGGCCGCGGGTAACGTGGACGGTGGAGTTGTCCTGAATGTTGGTCCGCGCCCCGATGCGGATGTGGTACACGTCGCCGCGAATGACGACGTTGAACCACACGCTGGCTTGCGCCCCGATCTCGACATCGCCAATGACCTGCGCGCTCGGGTTGACGTAGGCGCTCGGATCCACCTGCGGGAGACGGCCCTTGTACGGAATCAACATGGGAGGACGGTAGCGAAATTTCCGGCGGCCCTCAAATAGGTAAAAAACAAACGGCAACGGCAAGGTGAAAAGAGAAAGTCATCTCTCTCCGGGCGCCGGTTTCGCATTTCGGGTTTTCTGTTGGTGGTTTGTCCCGCGGCGCTGTTCGGCCTTCCTCCACAACATGTAGTAGGCCCGGAAGACTTCTTGCCAAACCGGTAGCGCTTTGCTAGTAGAATCCATGCTTCTGAGAACCCCTGTTTCGACCTGGTTTCGCAGGCCCACTCGCGCTTCAGCCGGTGGGCTTGCGCGCCTGTGGAGAGAAGAAATGGCGACCGGAGGACGGTGTGATGTTCAGCAATGATCTGCCCGAAGGCCTGACCTTTGACGATGTGTTGCTGCTGCCGGCGCAATCGGATTTCTTGCCGCGCGAGGCCGACTGCAGTACCCAACTGACGCGCCAGATCAAGCTGAACGTTCCGCTGATCAGCGCCGCCATGGATACGGTGACGGAATCGCGCACCGCCATCGCCATGGCGCAGGCAGGCGGCATTGGCGCCATCCACCGGAATTTGTCCATCGAGGAGCAAGCCCTGGAAGTCGAGAAGGTGAAGAAGTCCGAGAGCGGCATGATCCTCGATCCGGTGACCGTGGATCCGGATCAACGCATCGTCGACGCCCTCGAGATCATGCGCCGCTACCATATCTCCGGACTGCCGGTCACCCAGGCCGGGAAGCTGGTGGGCATTCTGACGAACCGGGACCTGCGCTTCGAAAAACGCCTGGATCGCAAGGTGCGCGAGGTCATGACGTGCGAGAACCTCATCACCGGCCGGCCCGGCATCGGCCTGGAGGAAGCCAAGGAAATCCTGCACGCCAACCGCATCGAGAAACTGCTCATCGTGGACGGTGAAAGTCATCTCAAGGGACTCATCACGGTCAAGGACATCCAAAAGGCGGCGCAGTTTCCCCACGCCTGCAAAGATCATCTCGGCCGCCTGCGGGTGGCCGCCGCCGTGGGCACGGGCGACGACCGGCTGGAACGTGTCAACGCGCTGGTGCGCGCCGGCGCCGACGCGCTGGTCATCGACACGGCGCACGGGCATACGGCCAACGTCATCGAGACCCTGCAGGAAATCAAACGCAA
This region of Candidatus Binatia bacterium genomic DNA includes:
- the era gene encoding GTPase Era codes for the protein METPRSATAEMPAADHRSGFVAIIGRPNVGKSTLLNQLLGQKVAIVTPKPQTTRSRVMGIMTSPQAQIIFIDTPGLHRPRNLINRRMVEVAERAADEADLRLWVVDAAAGITVPDRKVAERLQAGKAQTCVVLNKIDRLPRNALLPLMAELDRILPGRDVIPVSALRKTNFDELIALIVRLLPEGPRYYDPEAFTDQTERMLAQEVIREKVLLQTEAEVPYAVAVSIDQFEDKPNVAVISATIHVERNSQKGILIGAGGRRIKEIGRAARLELEQMLDRRVYLELFVRVQEGWTKREALLKEFGV
- the guaB gene encoding IMP dehydrogenase, producing the protein MFSNDLPEGLTFDDVLLLPAQSDFLPREADCSTQLTRQIKLNVPLISAAMDTVTESRTAIAMAQAGGIGAIHRNLSIEEQALEVEKVKKSESGMILDPVTVDPDQRIVDALEIMRRYHISGLPVTQAGKLVGILTNRDLRFEKRLDRKVREVMTCENLITGRPGIGLEEAKEILHANRIEKLLIVDGESHLKGLITVKDIQKAAQFPHACKDHLGRLRVAAAVGTGDDRLERVNALVRAGADALVIDTAHGHTANVIETLQEIKRNHPTVEIIAGNVATEDGARALARAGADAIKVGMGPASICTTRVISGVGVPQLTAIADCAKVARDFGIPVIADGGIKYSGDITKALAAGAHLVMIGGLFAGTEESPGETILYQGRTYKLYRGMGSLEAMREREGSRNRYMQDDEWEQMKLVPEGIEGRVPHKGPLSFIATQLVGGLKAGMGYCGCRTITELHEKARFVRVSTASLEESHVHDVFMTKEPPNYRRE
- a CDS encoding gamma carbonic anhydrase family protein, which produces MLIPYKGRLPQVDPSAYVNPSAQVIGDVEIGAQASVWFNVVIRGDVYHIRIGARTNIQDNSTVHVTRGRWGTFIGDDVTVAHGVILHGCRIADRCLIGMGAIVMDGVEIEEDCLVAAGSLVAPGTKIPRGHMVMGSPAKVSRPLRPEELAQLQSSAAQYVEYAASYRLQEEKC
- the der gene encoding ribosome biogenesis GTPase Der produces the protein MNAEALSPEASEATSPRLPVVAIVGPPNAGKSTLFNRLVHTQRAIVDSRPGVTRDRNIATADWGGRKFLLVDTGGFEEKEGSSLAAAVRTQSLRAAEEADAVIVLLDGRAGLSPLDRDLVERLRPLRTPVFYAINKLDTPGHDDQAADFFALGLPLVFPISVAHGRGITDLMDHVLEQLQEPAAAAAPAARGAVNLAIVGRPNVGKSSLLNCILGFERAIVDATPGTTRDAIDTAFCAGDQPYILVDTAGIRRRPRVYEQVERASAARALRALDRAEVAVVVIDAVEGMTEQDARIAGYAWERGRGLLFVVNKWDAVPRAERKGARVLALLRDQYPTLGEVPVVFLSALTGAGVNDLFPALKKLVAAHRREMRTVRLNELLGEVTRAQAPPSVHGKRPRFFYAAQTGIAPPTITIFTSAPELVPPTYERYLINAFRSAFDLQGTPVRLHLRRRPRAKDQGPKSKPRA